A section of the Petrimonas sulfuriphila genome encodes:
- a CDS encoding discoidin domain-containing protein codes for MGTPGSWHNDGSHEYTNAFDGSTETSFDHNTPSDGWTGLDLGQPQKITEIVYSPRNHDNYIKKGDRYELFISDRAGWSSMGIQIASSDSLRYENIPTEGLYYLKNHSRGTQERPFIMEEGKAVFQ; via the coding sequence ATGGGAACACCGGGAAGCTGGCACAATGACGGCTCCCATGAATATACCAATGCTTTTGATGGCTCGACCGAAACGTCTTTTGATCATAACACCCCGAGCGACGGATGGACCGGTCTGGATCTCGGACAACCCCAGAAAATAACGGAAATTGTATATTCACCCCGGAATCACGACAATTACATCAAAAAAGGGGATAGGTACGAACTGTTCATAAGTGACCGGGCGGGGTGGAGTTCCATGGGTATTCAGATTGCTTCTTCGGATTCTTTGCGGTATGAGAATATTCCTACGGAGGGTTTGTATTATCTGAAAAACCACTCCCGAGGAACTCAGGAACGACCATTTATAATGGAAGAAGGTAAAGCGGTTTTCCAATAA
- a CDS encoding transglutaminase domain-containing protein, translated as MESIILKNRRIYILLIFGLLFFHLICINCSPGKKDTALNQSLKFAGENKIELEKVLEHFESDSLKLEAAKFLIRNMPFHYYYDYDALDKYYADFYNIVTSYDISIKELADSLNEVYGRKIFSNNVMFNDAENIKADYLIENINHAFMAWENSAWRNNLNFSEFCNEILPYRVGNEPTERWREPYYKKFHPVLDSLLTKKDPVSACQILYDSIIKQKWIFVPDPGLPHRSALFLLDKRTGSCAEYSKFMTYVMRALAIPGGIDMIVQNPDSYYRAHYWNYVSDTKGKHVDYSLYEKRPDTNIIGPPNRVIGKVYRMNFEVQKESLRYLYPDLEIPVSLSNIFLSNISDKYIDGVYLTFKIDDIKIKNGDILYISVFNNKDWIPIDWAIVNDRKIIFKNLEPGIVYSLTSYKDNTNKQMDFPVLIQKDKKIRKLIPSENINHISIKRKYPLKASYIKRMAGGKFQASNNIQFHDATTLYTIPETNTEPYDTILIETTKEYKYIRYLSAPGARCNVAEINFFSDKNQKMKGRIIGTDGSYKNIKSGNKYAVFDNDPLTFFDARESSGAWVGLELNYPQKIKRIEYIFRNDDNNIRPGDLYELFYFSRNDIKSLGIQTGKANKVLEFNNVPRGALLWLHNRTRGNEERIFTYENNEQVWW; from the coding sequence ATGGAATCAATTATTTTAAAAAACAGGAGAATATATATACTTCTGATATTCGGTTTGTTATTTTTTCATTTGATATGTATAAACTGTAGTCCGGGCAAAAAAGACACTGCACTAAATCAATCATTAAAATTTGCCGGAGAGAACAAAATAGAACTGGAAAAAGTATTGGAACATTTTGAGAGTGATAGCCTAAAACTGGAAGCTGCAAAGTTCCTGATCAGGAATATGCCTTTTCATTATTATTATGACTATGATGCTCTGGATAAATACTATGCGGATTTTTATAACATAGTTACTTCTTATGATATTTCAATTAAAGAACTTGCTGATTCTTTAAATGAAGTGTACGGAAGAAAAATTTTTTCCAATAACGTTATGTTCAATGATGCAGAAAATATAAAAGCCGATTATCTTATAGAAAATATTAATCATGCGTTTATGGCATGGGAAAATTCTGCATGGAGAAATAACCTGAATTTTTCAGAATTTTGTAATGAAATACTACCTTATCGTGTGGGGAATGAACCAACGGAAAGATGGCGCGAACCTTATTACAAAAAATTCCATCCCGTCCTTGATTCTCTGTTAACTAAAAAAGACCCGGTATCAGCTTGCCAAATATTATATGATTCAATCATAAAGCAAAAATGGATATTTGTACCGGATCCGGGGCTACCCCACCGAAGTGCTTTATTCCTGCTTGATAAAAGAACGGGAAGTTGTGCGGAATATAGTAAATTCATGACGTATGTCATGCGTGCTCTTGCAATTCCCGGAGGAATTGATATGATCGTACAAAATCCCGATAGTTATTACCGTGCGCATTATTGGAATTATGTGTCTGACACAAAAGGAAAACATGTGGATTATTCTTTGTATGAAAAAAGACCTGACACCAATATAATTGGACCTCCTAACCGGGTTATTGGAAAGGTGTATCGAATGAATTTTGAAGTTCAAAAAGAATCTTTACGCTATTTATACCCTGACTTGGAAATTCCTGTATCATTAAGTAATATTTTTTTATCGAATATTTCCGATAAATACATAGATGGAGTATATTTAACTTTTAAGATTGACGATATAAAAATAAAAAACGGTGATATCTTATATATCAGTGTTTTTAATAATAAAGATTGGATTCCTATCGATTGGGCAATCGTAAATGACAGGAAAATTATTTTTAAAAATTTAGAACCGGGTATCGTTTATTCTCTTACCTCTTATAAAGATAATACGAACAAACAGATGGATTTTCCCGTATTAATTCAGAAAGATAAAAAAATTAGAAAACTGATACCATCTGAGAATATAAATCATATTTCGATAAAACGAAAATATCCTTTAAAAGCTTCCTATATAAAAAGGATGGCGGGCGGAAAATTCCAGGCATCAAATAATATACAATTTCATGACGCAACAACTTTATATACAATACCGGAGACAAATACCGAACCTTATGATACAATTTTGATAGAAACAACAAAAGAATATAAATATATTCGCTATTTATCCGCTCCGGGAGCACGTTGTAATGTGGCTGAAATAAATTTCTTTTCAGATAAAAATCAAAAAATGAAGGGCCGTATAATAGGGACTGACGGTTCTTATAAAAATATCAAGAGCGGAAATAAATATGCAGTATTCGATAATGACCCTCTTACTTTCTTTGACGCAAGAGAGAGTTCGGGGGCGTGGGTCGGCCTCGAATTAAATTATCCTCAGAAAATAAAACGAATTGAATATATCTTCAGGAACGATGATAATAATATCAGACCCGGAGACCTATATGAATTATTTTATTTTTCAAGAAACGATATAAAATCTTTAGGTATACAAACAGGAAAGGCAAATAAGGTCTTAGAATTTAATAATGTTCCACGAGGGGCATTGTTATGGTTACACAATAGAACCAGGGGAAATGAAGAAAGAATTTTCACCTATGAAAACAATGAACAGGTATGGTGGTAA
- a CDS encoding O-antigen ligase family protein codes for MRVKINKPVISDGIILLFSIIVFTTFQYGKNLSPEFLLFFIQIVLLWFILKITYRFFPKFKAFILIGLLVWGLVEAVWGLGQLYNYFPTKHALFKTTGSFFNPGPYGGFIALIFPLALHYWLFYRYKNKLTGYLFLFAGAVCLMVFPATLSRTAWIAAIVGCAVVLLSDKRIIVKLRLFWKRHRKQCIIGAALLSLFLVVAVYGIYHLKKDSADGRLFMWKITALAIRESPVKGSGLGGFPAAYAKAQMEYFKNGNGSETEKLMAGSPEYAFNEYLQIFLEQGLFGFILFLLLSFLIIKSGIQNKQIGAVGSFVTLSVFAFASYPYQLWQFPVVWVLLGTACTVGTDSKNSRIYQHGWKKIVVFILLLGALCSVSVITAYRQKIFYQEKKEWKKLRPFYAMKAYENVANDYEQLYPILNYEPKFVFEYGIILNAIGQREDADSIFNRGLEKSCDPMFYNVKGRNYQEMGEYSKAEECYINSIWLLPERIYPYYLLTKLYADSLNYQPGKMRQAALAVLEKEPKVHSLAIREMRDEVKKILKEKEVMNEQ; via the coding sequence ATGAGGGTGAAAATAAATAAACCTGTAATAAGTGATGGAATAATACTATTATTCTCAATAATAGTTTTTACGACTTTTCAATACGGGAAGAATCTTTCACCAGAGTTTCTCCTGTTTTTTATTCAAATAGTACTCCTTTGGTTTATCTTAAAAATCACGTACCGGTTTTTTCCTAAATTTAAAGCGTTTATATTAATCGGGCTGTTGGTTTGGGGACTGGTTGAAGCCGTATGGGGATTAGGGCAGTTATATAATTATTTCCCGACAAAACACGCCCTGTTCAAAACCACCGGATCGTTTTTCAACCCCGGTCCGTACGGTGGATTTATAGCATTGATATTTCCTTTGGCTCTGCACTATTGGCTATTTTACAGATATAAAAACAAACTGACTGGTTATCTTTTCCTTTTCGCCGGAGCGGTTTGCCTGATGGTGTTTCCTGCTACATTGAGCCGTACGGCATGGATTGCAGCAATAGTGGGATGTGCGGTCGTATTGCTGTCAGACAAACGCATTATTGTAAAGTTACGCCTGTTTTGGAAACGCCATAGAAAACAGTGTATCATTGGAGCAGCTCTTCTAAGCTTGTTTTTAGTTGTAGCTGTTTATGGTATCTACCACCTCAAAAAAGACTCTGCGGACGGACGCTTATTTATGTGGAAAATCACCGCATTGGCCATACGGGAATCTCCGGTAAAAGGATCCGGGCTGGGCGGATTCCCTGCCGCTTATGCAAAAGCGCAAATGGAATATTTTAAAAACGGCAATGGTTCCGAAACCGAAAAATTAATGGCGGGAAGTCCGGAATATGCCTTCAATGAATATTTGCAGATATTTCTCGAACAGGGGTTGTTCGGCTTTATCCTATTTCTTTTACTTTCATTCCTGATCATCAAATCAGGTATTCAGAATAAACAGATCGGAGCGGTCGGCAGTTTTGTAACCCTATCGGTATTTGCTTTTGCCTCTTATCCCTATCAGTTGTGGCAATTTCCGGTTGTTTGGGTATTATTGGGAACCGCTTGTACAGTCGGAACAGACAGTAAAAATAGTCGAATTTACCAGCATGGTTGGAAAAAAATAGTCGTTTTCATTCTACTGTTAGGAGCTTTGTGCTCTGTTTCTGTTATCACTGCATACCGGCAAAAGATATTCTATCAGGAAAAAAAAGAGTGGAAAAAACTTCGGCCTTTTTACGCCATGAAAGCATATGAAAATGTGGCAAACGATTATGAACAGTTGTATCCGATACTGAATTACGAACCGAAATTCGTCTTTGAATATGGAATAATACTGAACGCCATAGGACAACGGGAAGATGCTGACAGCATTTTCAACCGGGGGCTTGAGAAAAGCTGTGATCCAATGTTTTACAATGTAAAAGGACGTAATTATCAGGAAATGGGAGAATATAGTAAAGCTGAAGAATGCTATATAAACTCTATATGGCTGCTGCCGGAACGAATTTATCCTTACTACTTACTCACAAAACTGTATGCTGATTCGCTCAACTATCAACCCGGAAAAATGCGGCAGGCAGCTTTGGCAGTTCTTGAAAAAGAACCGAAAGTCCATTCCCTGGCTATCAGGGAAATGCGCGATGAAGTAAAAAAGATATTGAAAGAAAAGGAGGTAATGAATGAACAATAA
- a CDS encoding DUF4221 family protein: MWKHFYLVYVTLFIFSCTHNTIQVVNEEKGKLTATHELVINGEKKFYLDSVTAPFPPYTQMITDSTGNNLFTFLNPYNNSIYFYNYTDTNYINRIQYYREGANAILKPAGYYIHNMDSIYIYNMPMTEIVLSNDAGMVNDKISLRSNDPEWPLYLPQYLLSTVNPIYEIDRHLIITGQSFFSIPEQNLSKFRFSAYIDIQNNQVNYSHTYPEEIYGKNSNWEGGLPTQVYPALSPNGSLIYSFPASHDLYISDYDSNEYKKVYGGSNNANTIRSIDREAKNTPDELVVAHYLQQDMYAAVLYDKFRDIYYRFLLKGVPGATFSTPKEEKPIMIIIMDENFNYLGETNIGTGKEWNWNNSFITREGLNIEFIGDDLNEDYLTFKIFSMDSIN; encoded by the coding sequence ATGTGGAAACACTTTTACCTTGTATATGTTACCTTGTTCATTTTTTCTTGCACCCACAATACAATTCAAGTTGTAAATGAAGAAAAGGGTAAATTAACAGCAACACATGAGCTGGTTATTAATGGGGAGAAAAAATTTTATCTGGATTCTGTTACGGCCCCCTTTCCACCCTATACACAAATGATAACAGATTCTACAGGGAACAATCTGTTTACTTTCCTAAATCCCTATAACAACTCCATCTATTTTTACAATTATACCGACACTAACTATATAAACCGGATACAATATTACCGTGAGGGGGCCAATGCAATACTTAAGCCGGCAGGATATTATATACACAACATGGATTCAATCTATATCTATAATATGCCTATGACAGAAATTGTTTTAAGCAATGATGCCGGAATGGTAAACGATAAAATTTCATTACGGAGCAATGATCCTGAGTGGCCATTATATCTGCCACAATATTTATTAAGTACGGTAAATCCTATTTATGAAATAGACCGTCACCTTATCATTACCGGACAATCATTTTTCTCAATCCCCGAGCAAAATTTGTCAAAGTTCCGCTTTTCTGCCTATATAGACATTCAGAATAATCAGGTTAATTATTCTCATACCTACCCCGAAGAGATATACGGTAAAAACTCCAATTGGGAAGGAGGTTTACCTACACAGGTATATCCGGCATTGTCTCCCAATGGATCTTTAATATACAGTTTCCCGGCTTCACACGATCTGTACATATCTGATTACGATTCCAACGAATATAAAAAAGTATATGGCGGAAGCAACAATGCCAATACCATCAGGTCTATTGACAGGGAAGCCAAAAATACACCGGATGAGTTGGTAGTTGCACATTATTTACAACAGGATATGTATGCAGCTGTTCTTTATGACAAATTCAGGGATATATACTATCGCTTTCTGTTAAAAGGCGTACCGGGTGCTACTTTCAGTACTCCCAAGGAGGAAAAACCCATCATGATCATAATAATGGATGAAAACTTCAACTATTTAGGCGAAACAAATATCGGCACAGGCAAAGAATGGAATTGGAATAACTCGTTTATCACCCGTGAAGGATTGAATATTGAATTTATTGGTGATGATTTGAATGAGGATTATCTTACTTTTAAGATTTTCTCTATGGATTCGATTAATTAA
- a CDS encoding transposase, which translates to MDKTSILNQYRDICSDVLNKLATKLNKSFKSFLMETLILYTIIPGRINFLQMGRYGKSCEQRFRQNFSKDFDWLSFNLSLSERILNGDRKAIAIDPSYISKSGKCTPWIGYFWSGTAGGAKKGLEILGVGLIDIDNKDCISLQAVQTPDGKTLESNDINLIDWYLLVLKSMEEKLHKISPYVVADSYFSKISFASGLKEMDFHLISRFRDDAVLFYPTLEGPTGKRGRPKLYDGKIDMANLDKSRAEKIAVDNGGLYTLTAYSKSLKQMVRLVIWYSKDSKKPKLFFSTNPHMSGKDVIEYYRTRFQIEFCFRDAKSFTGLMQSQARDVSKLSFNFNASLTSVNLAKVLAKEKGIPFSMASCKTMIHNAYLLERFICVSGIKPNRRLNDKLVKELVEFAAIAA; encoded by the coding sequence ATGGACAAAACCAGCATACTTAACCAATATAGGGATATCTGTAGTGACGTTTTAAATAAACTAGCTACGAAGTTAAACAAAAGTTTCAAATCGTTCCTTATGGAGACATTAATCTTATACACAATCATCCCTGGCAGGATTAATTTCCTCCAGATGGGAAGGTATGGCAAATCGTGTGAACAACGATTCCGTCAAAACTTCTCGAAGGATTTTGATTGGCTTTCGTTTAACCTTTCCTTGTCTGAACGGATATTAAACGGCGATCGTAAGGCCATAGCCATTGACCCCAGTTATATATCCAAGTCAGGAAAGTGTACTCCCTGGATTGGTTACTTCTGGTCGGGCACAGCCGGAGGGGCAAAAAAAGGATTGGAAATTCTCGGAGTAGGCCTCATTGACATAGACAATAAAGACTGCATCAGTCTTCAGGCTGTTCAGACACCGGATGGTAAAACGCTGGAGAGCAACGATATCAACCTGATTGATTGGTACCTTCTTGTACTAAAATCAATGGAAGAAAAACTTCACAAGATAAGCCCTTATGTGGTAGCTGATTCCTATTTCTCCAAAATCAGTTTCGCTTCCGGTTTAAAAGAAATGGACTTCCATCTTATCAGCCGTTTCAGGGATGATGCCGTTTTGTTTTATCCTACACTGGAGGGCCCAACAGGTAAAAGAGGCAGACCTAAGCTATACGACGGCAAGATTGACATGGCAAATCTTGATAAATCAAGAGCTGAGAAAATAGCTGTCGATAATGGAGGGCTATATACGCTGACAGCCTACTCAAAATCACTAAAGCAGATGGTACGACTTGTTATCTGGTATTCTAAGGACTCAAAAAAGCCTAAGCTGTTTTTCTCAACTAACCCCCACATGAGCGGTAAAGATGTAATAGAATACTACCGTACCCGTTTTCAAATTGAATTTTGTTTCCGTGATGCCAAGTCTTTTACAGGACTTATGCAATCCCAGGCAAGAGATGTTTCAAAATTATCTTTCAACTTTAATGCTTCTCTTACATCGGTAAACCTGGCAAAGGTGTTGGCAAAAGAAAAGGGCATCCCTTTTTCAATGGCTTCCTGTAAAACTATGATTCACAATGCGTATCTGCTTGAACGATTTATTTGCGTGTCCGGCATAAAGCCGAACAGAAGATTAAATGATAAACTTGTTAAAGAACTCGTGGAGTTTGCAGCCATTGCTGCATGA
- a CDS encoding transposase, whose amino-acid sequence MKKKVHSESEKVKAVHQLESGVDAAVVARDYNISRATLYNWKSKYSGMEVSQVKRLKELEDENRKLKQMYADLALDNKILKEVIEKKL is encoded by the coding sequence ATGAAAAAGAAAGTACACAGCGAGTCAGAGAAGGTAAAGGCAGTCCATCAGCTTGAAAGTGGAGTGGATGCCGCAGTTGTAGCGCGTGACTACAACATATCCAGGGCTACCCTTTATAATTGGAAGTCCAAGTACAGTGGGATGGAGGTGAGTCAGGTCAAACGCCTCAAAGAGCTTGAAGATGAGAACCGGAAGTTGAAGCAGATGTATGCTGACCTTGCTCTCGACAACAAGATCCTGAAGGAGGTCATCGAAAAAAAGCTCTAG
- the lepB gene encoding signal peptidase I, translating into MNNKNKIIRKIGNTVLNLFYYTSIVVFGFILLRVFVFGSYKIPTDSMEPAIVPGDYVLVNKLAYGARLFNLFAAVEGKQVKIKRMPGYTHIKNNDVVVFHIPHPNTWDKIEMNMSKYFIKRCIGVSGDTLRIVNGIYTVNSDTSKRLGNYPEQLALSGKPEDAFPEGVYNTLPWDTVLNWNIKDFGPIYIPKKGDRIILDKANALLYKKIIEWEKGYSVTFKNDKLRDNEKPLQTYTFTHNYYFMGGDKVENSQDSRYWGLLPDDLIVGKALMVWKSVNPYSGRSRRDRIIRKIE; encoded by the coding sequence ATGAACAATAAAAATAAAATAATCCGCAAGATCGGAAATACCGTCCTCAATCTGTTTTATTATACTTCCATTGTAGTATTCGGTTTTATATTATTACGTGTATTTGTATTCGGTTCATACAAGATACCGACGGATTCCATGGAACCTGCCATTGTACCGGGCGACTATGTGCTGGTTAACAAGTTAGCCTACGGCGCCAGGTTGTTCAATCTGTTCGCTGCGGTGGAAGGAAAGCAGGTAAAAATTAAACGCATGCCGGGTTACACCCATATTAAAAATAACGATGTGGTCGTTTTTCATATTCCCCATCCCAATACATGGGATAAGATAGAGATGAACATGTCAAAATACTTTATCAAACGCTGTATAGGCGTTTCGGGGGATACCCTACGTATTGTGAACGGCATCTACACTGTGAACTCTGATACGTCAAAGCGGCTGGGAAACTACCCGGAGCAATTAGCTTTGAGCGGCAAGCCGGAAGATGCATTTCCGGAAGGCGTGTATAATACTTTACCCTGGGACACTGTATTGAATTGGAATATCAAAGATTTCGGACCGATATATATCCCTAAGAAAGGAGACCGTATTATACTGGACAAGGCAAACGCGTTGCTCTATAAAAAGATCATCGAGTGGGAAAAAGGCTATTCCGTTACTTTTAAAAATGATAAGTTGCGGGATAATGAAAAGCCTTTACAAACATATACTTTCACCCATAATTATTATTTTATGGGAGGCGATAAGGTAGAAAATTCGCAGGATTCCCGTTACTGGGGACTGCTTCCCGACGACCTTATCGTCGGGAAAGCATTGATGGTATGGAAATCGGTGAATCCTTATTCAGGTAGGTCCAGAAGGGATAGGATCATAAGAAAAATTGAATAA